One Mesorhizobium loti genomic window carries:
- a CDS encoding cytochrome P450 has protein sequence MLLNPLDRRHRLRDDIPVVPGAFPLVGHLPAIVCDLPRLLRRAERTLGSHFWLDFGPAGHLMTCVDPDAFALLRHKDVSSALIEEIAPELLGGTLVAQDGGAHRQARDAIKAAFLPKGLTQAGIGNLFAPVIQARVQAWRDRGDVTILRETGDLMLKLIFSLMGIPAQDLPGWHRKYRQLLQLIVAPPVDLPGLPLRRGRAARDWIDAQLRQFVRDARAHAARTGLINDMVSSFDRGDDALSDDVLVANIRLLLLAGHDTTASTMAWMVIELARQPGLWDALVEEAQRVGAVPTRHADLTQCPVAEALFRETLRVHPATTLLPRRALQELQLGQRRIPAGTPLCIPLLHFSTSALLHEAPDQFRLARWLQRTEPIRPVDMLQFGTGPHVCIGYHLVWLEMVQFCIALALTMHKAGVRPRLLSAVEKGRRYFPTAHPSMKIRIGFS, from the coding sequence ATGCTGCTCAACCCGCTGGACCGTCGGCACCGGCTGCGGGACGACATCCCGGTCGTGCCCGGCGCTTTCCCCCTGGTCGGACATCTTCCCGCCATCGTATGCGACCTGCCGCGCCTGCTGCGGCGCGCGGAACGGACGTTGGGCAGCCACTTCTGGCTGGATTTCGGCCCTGCCGGACACCTGATGACCTGCGTGGATCCGGATGCGTTTGCACTGCTCCGGCACAAGGACGTGTCCTCGGCGCTGATCGAAGAGATCGCGCCCGAATTGCTTGGCGGAACGTTGGTCGCCCAGGACGGCGGCGCGCACCGGCAGGCGCGCGACGCGATCAAGGCGGCGTTCCTGCCCAAGGGGCTGACCCAAGCCGGCATCGGCAACCTGTTCGCGCCCGTCATCCAGGCGCGGGTGCAGGCGTGGCGCGACCGCGGCGACGTAACCATCCTGCGCGAAACCGGCGACCTGATGCTCAAGCTCATCTTCAGCCTCATGGGAATCCCAGCGCAGGACCTGCCGGGATGGCATCGCAAATACCGGCAACTGCTGCAGTTGATCGTCGCGCCCCCGGTCGACCTGCCTGGACTGCCCTTGCGGCGCGGCCGCGCCGCCCGCGACTGGATCGACGCGCAGTTGCGCCAGTTCGTCCGCGACGCGCGCGCACATGCCGCGCGCACTGGGTTGATCAATGACATGGTGAGCTCCTTCGATCGCGGCGACGATGCGCTCTCCGACGACGTCCTGGTCGCCAATATCCGCCTGCTGCTGCTTGCCGGTCACGACACCACCGCCTCGACGATGGCCTGGATGGTGATCGAGCTGGCGCGGCAGCCTGGGCTATGGGACGCCCTGGTCGAGGAGGCGCAACGCGTGGGCGCGGTGCCGACCCGGCACGCGGACCTGACGCAGTGTCCGGTCGCCGAGGCGCTGTTCCGCGAGACGCTGCGCGTGCATCCGGCGACCACGCTCCTGCCGCGTCGCGCGCTGCAGGAATTGCAACTCGGCCAACGGCGCATTCCTGCGGGCACCCCTCTGTGCATCCCGCTGCTGCATTTCTCGACCTCTGCGCTGCTGCACGAGGCGCCTGATCAGTTCCGCCTGGCACGGTGGCTGCAACGCACGGAGCCGATCCGGCCGGTGGACATGCTGCAGTTCGGTACCGGCCCACACGTCTGCATCGGTTACCACCTGGTATGGCTGGAAATGGTGCAGTTCTGCATCGCCTTGGCACTGACCATGCACAAGGCCGGGGTGCGGCCGCGGTTGCTGAGCGCCGTCGAAAAAGGTCGGCGCTATTTCCCGACCGCACATCCGTCCATGAAAATCCGCATCGGATTCTCATGA
- a CDS encoding geranyltranstransferase — MNDMQTDSTLHDDAQARGASGRLPSEIWMQDGVRRVEQALARLLCAEDDGETELMAAMRYATLHGGKRTRALLCLATGALADTPAPMLDDVGAAIEMMHACTLVHDDLPAMDDDVLRRGLPTVHVKFGEATAILVGDALQAHAFLTLASLDAPSDNRIALVRELAQAVSAEGAAGGQAMDLSLVGKHVELDRIVAMHRMKSGALVRASVRMGALCAIAEDAAHAALYCALDRYSACFGLALQVVDDILDATADTATLGKTPGKDAAAQKPTCASIMGLQAARQLALDLLRDAGEAIPPLGTRAERLAHMLQRANAYLFKHAPCA; from the coding sequence ATGAACGACATGCAGACCGATTCCACGCTACACGACGACGCGCAGGCGCGCGGCGCATCCGGCAGGCTGCCGTCGGAGATCTGGATGCAGGACGGCGTAAGGCGGGTCGAACAGGCGCTGGCGCGTCTTCTCTGCGCCGAAGACGACGGTGAGACCGAGCTGATGGCGGCGATGCGCTACGCCACCTTGCATGGCGGAAAGCGCACCCGCGCCTTGCTCTGTCTGGCTACCGGCGCACTGGCCGACACGCCGGCGCCCATGCTCGACGATGTCGGCGCCGCCATCGAGATGATGCACGCCTGTACCCTGGTCCACGACGACCTGCCCGCAATGGACGATGACGTGCTTCGCCGCGGCCTTCCGACCGTGCACGTCAAGTTCGGCGAAGCCACTGCGATCCTGGTCGGCGATGCGCTGCAGGCGCACGCCTTCCTGACCCTGGCGAGCCTGGATGCGCCGAGCGACAACCGTATCGCGCTCGTGCGCGAACTGGCGCAGGCGGTGTCCGCCGAGGGTGCCGCAGGCGGGCAGGCCATGGATCTGTCGCTGGTAGGAAAGCACGTCGAGCTGGACAGGATCGTGGCGATGCACCGGATGAAGAGCGGAGCACTAGTGCGCGCGTCCGTTCGCATGGGCGCGCTATGCGCCATCGCGGAGGATGCCGCCCACGCTGCGCTGTACTGTGCGCTCGATCGCTACTCCGCCTGTTTCGGCCTGGCGTTGCAGGTGGTCGACGACATTCTCGACGCGACAGCGGATACCGCGACGTTGGGCAAGACCCCCGGCAAGGACGCGGCGGCGCAGAAGCCGACCTGTGCGTCGATCATGGGGCTGCAGGCAGCGCGCCAGTTGGCGCTGGATCTGTTGCGCGACGCCGGGGAGGCCATCCCCCCGCTGGGAACGCGTGCGGAACGGTTGGCGCACATGCTGCAACGGGCCAACGCGTATCTGTTCAAGCACGCGCCATGCGCATGA
- a CDS encoding terpenoid/isoprenoid biosynthesis protein has translation MIQTERALQQVLEWGRSLTGFADEHAVEAVRGGQYILQRIHPSLRDTCARTGRDPQAETLIVAFYRELALLFWLDDCNDLGLIAPEELAAVEQALGQGVPCALPGFEGCAALRASLAALAYDRRDYARLLDDTRCYCAALRAGHAQAVGAERWSYAEYLHNGIDSIAYTNVFCCLSLLWGLDMATLRARPAFRQVLRLISAIGRLQNDLHGRDKDRSAGEADNAAILLRQRYPAMPVVEFLNDELAGHTRMLHRVMAEERFPAPWGALIEAMAAIRAQYYQTSTSRYRSDAAGGGQRAPA, from the coding sequence ATGATCCAGACCGAACGCGCGCTGCAGCAGGTGCTGGAGTGGGGGCGTTCCCTGACAGGGTTCGCCGACGAGCATGCCGTGGAAGCGGTCAGGGGCGGCCAGTACATCCTGCAGCGCATCCACCCGAGCCTGCGCGACACCTGCGCCCGCACTGGCCGCGATCCGCAGGCCGAAACGCTGATCGTGGCGTTCTATCGCGAACTGGCGCTGCTGTTCTGGCTCGACGATTGCAACGACCTTGGCCTGATCGCGCCGGAGGAGCTCGCCGCGGTGGAGCAGGCGCTGGGGCAGGGCGTGCCGTGCGCGCTCCCCGGATTCGAGGGCTGCGCTGCTCTGCGCGCTTCGCTGGCCGCGCTCGCCTACGATCGTCGCGACTATGCTCGGCTGCTCGACGACACTCGGTGCTACTGCGCGGCGCTGCGCGCCGGACACGCGCAGGCGGTAGGGGCGGAACGCTGGTCCTACGCCGAGTACCTGCACAACGGCATCGATTCGATCGCCTACACGAACGTGTTCTGTTGCCTGTCGTTGCTGTGGGGGCTGGACATGGCGACCTTGCGCGCGCGTCCGGCGTTTCGCCAGGTCCTGCGGCTCATCTCCGCGATAGGGCGCCTGCAGAACGATCTGCATGGACGCGACAAGGACAGGTCGGCGGGCGAGGCCGACAACGCGGCGATCCTGCTGCGGCAGCGCTATCCGGCTATGCCTGTGGTGGAGTTCCTCAACGACGAGTTGGCCGGCCATACGCGCATGCTGCACCGGGTGATGGCGGAGGAACGCTTTCCCGCGCCGTGGGGAGCGTTGATCGAGGCCATGGCGGCCATCCGCGCGCAGTACTACCAGACCTCGACCAGCCGCTACCGCAGCGACGCTGCGGGGGGAGGCCAGCGTGCGCCCGCCTGA
- a CDS encoding isopentenyl pyrophosphate isomerase produces the protein MSDSDNIPSRRKDDHLDIVLDRRTAPATVAAGWEYIRFEHCALPELDLTQIDLRASLLGKTMRAPLLISSMTGGVLRAEAINRHLSEAAQALGIAMCVGSQRVSLQSRNSQGLTRALRRMAPDIPLLANIGAAQLREADGLDLACRAVDALEADGLIVHLNALQEAVQPEGDRDWRGVLAQIARAARSVDVPIVAKEVGSGLSASVACALVKAGVAVIDVAGAGGTSWAAVEGERARDAADRAVAMAFADWGIPTPASVQAVRRALPTVKLIASGGIRDGVDVAKAIRLGADIAGQAAGVLRAATVSTEAVVAHFEIVIRQLAVACFCTGSADLAALRQARLLPSAHLPAG, from the coding sequence ATGAGCGATAGCGACAACATCCCGAGCCGGCGCAAGGACGACCATCTGGACATCGTGCTGGATCGGCGAACGGCGCCGGCCACGGTCGCCGCCGGCTGGGAGTACATCCGTTTCGAACACTGCGCATTGCCCGAGTTGGACCTGACGCAGATCGACCTGCGCGCCTCGCTGCTGGGCAAGACCATGCGCGCGCCGCTGCTGATCAGCTCCATGACCGGCGGCGTGCTACGCGCCGAGGCCATCAACCGGCATCTGAGCGAGGCAGCACAAGCCTTGGGGATCGCCATGTGCGTCGGTTCGCAGCGCGTGAGCCTGCAATCCCGCAACTCCCAGGGGCTGACGCGCGCGCTGCGCCGCATGGCCCCAGACATTCCCTTGCTGGCTAATATCGGCGCCGCGCAACTGCGCGAGGCCGACGGCCTGGACCTGGCGTGCCGGGCGGTGGATGCGCTGGAGGCCGATGGACTCATCGTCCATCTCAATGCGCTGCAGGAAGCGGTACAGCCGGAGGGCGACCGCGACTGGCGCGGCGTCCTGGCGCAGATCGCTCGCGCCGCGCGCAGCGTGGACGTGCCGATTGTGGCCAAGGAAGTGGGGTCGGGCCTGTCCGCCTCGGTGGCCTGCGCGCTCGTCAAGGCGGGCGTGGCGGTCATCGATGTCGCCGGCGCCGGCGGCACCAGTTGGGCCGCGGTGGAGGGCGAGCGCGCCCGCGATGCCGCCGACCGTGCAGTGGCGATGGCGTTCGCCGACTGGGGGATTCCGACCCCGGCCAGCGTGCAGGCGGTACGTCGGGCGCTGCCAACTGTGAAGCTGATCGCGTCGGGCGGGATCCGCGACGGCGTCGACGTGGCCAAGGCCATCCGCCTGGGCGCGGACATCGCCGGGCAGGCGGCCGGCGTGCTGCGCGCGGCGACGGTGTCCACCGAGGCGGTTGTCGCGCATTTCGAGATCGTCATCCGCCAGTTGGCCGTTGCCTGCTTCTGCACCGGCTCGGCTGATCTGGCGGCGTTGCGTCAGGCGCGGTTGTTGCCCTCGGCGCATCTGCCCGCCGGTTGA